Proteins from one Thioflavicoccus mobilis 8321 genomic window:
- a CDS encoding pentapeptide repeat-containing protein: MIEIKHKANGAVLARVPGETLAGADLREMSLNGADLRGADLSCTNLELSDLVEADLREARLMGALLIGAHLTGADLRGADLSQARLGAERHGRAAILTGAQLTKANLQGADLRHVEARDARLEGVDLSHADLRGTDFSGSNLCHVIAHNALFIKANLREANLCGADLRDCHLNDANLAMASLHDADLSSKQPGGFTVINLANFESADLRGANLRHVLAQDVNMRNANLTDVDFTDAVIGGAILRRADVTNANFSGVELASVTMEFANFSKARNAVIPGYKKNLR; encoded by the coding sequence ATGATCGAGATCAAGCATAAGGCCAACGGCGCGGTGCTGGCTCGGGTCCCTGGAGAGACCCTCGCCGGTGCCGACCTACGGGAGATGAGTCTGAACGGCGCCGACCTGCGTGGTGCCGACTTGAGCTGCACGAACCTGGAGCTCAGCGACCTGGTCGAGGCGGACCTGCGCGAGGCGCGCCTCATGGGGGCATTGCTGATCGGCGCGCACCTGACTGGCGCCGACCTGCGGGGAGCGGACCTGAGCCAGGCCCGGCTCGGCGCCGAGCGCCACGGACGGGCCGCCATCCTCACCGGCGCGCAACTCACCAAGGCCAACCTACAGGGCGCCGACCTGCGCCACGTCGAGGCGCGCGACGCCCGCCTCGAGGGCGTCGATCTGAGCCATGCCGATCTGCGCGGCACCGACTTCAGCGGCAGCAATCTCTGCCACGTCATCGCCCACAACGCCCTCTTCATCAAGGCCAACCTCCGCGAGGCCAACCTATGTGGCGCAGACCTACGCGATTGCCACCTCAACGACGCCAATCTGGCGATGGCCTCGCTGCACGATGCCGACCTGTCGAGCAAACAACCCGGCGGCTTCACCGTCATCAATCTGGCGAACTTCGAAAGCGCGGATCTCCGCGGCGCCAACCTGCGTCACGTCTTGGCCCAGGACGTCAACATGCGCAACGCGAACCTGACCGATGTCGATTTCACCGATGCGGTCATCGGCGGCGCGATTCTCCGCCGCGCCGACGTAACCAACGCCAACTTCTCCGGCGTCGAGCTGGCGAGCGTTACGATGGAGTTCGCGAACTTCTCGAAGGCGCGCAACGCCGTGATCCCCGGCTACAAGAAGAACCTCCGTTGA
- a CDS encoding DUF1631 domain-containing protein: MARPDMSKSKEPKRVMRARHEELLEACRDTTLVIVDAQFGELFEHCDSVLFDFAERAENDILQGRFLEAINLLKRRRPDIEHTFRLEINRGFEDFARTGRLVDDDHSLSADGVELSLVEPEDMEESVACQNLTLRANASHFPDLYALAQRLTVINGGVKLKDSQIPGGPHHLVRSFRRSLEGLDVETRIKVVLYALFDRFVIRQLAKVYDELNRILKEAGVLPDLKPVTLRTKGGPAKRPREPAVKEEKSKEREPAATTTGKIGNQSTSATVEESGQTSLANELFDSILDLMAKRRPEGGARGSARRDPDTPASPELLSAISRLQSLSHTDLSTADAATSGAFIPNGEVDAAFIDGVKVTLGNERQQLLDEVDENDLSDVDSDLIDLIGMLFEYMLNDLVLPNSAKALLSHLHTPYLKVGLIDRRMLVDNRHPARHLLDQMIEAGSLWVEEGNPNRGIFPAMRKTVDRVLMEFGDDVGLFDELLADFEAAVQEQRRRIETMEQRSQDTARGRERLQLARQQAAHTIKDLSRRHPLPPPVNTFLDKVWTDHLVFTLLRDPQQGEVWQQAIATTKDLVGLFDPERGNVPSDDEIQTIRNTISQQAHTMDEVHRSSIDLLLTMLDRPPTQWPQPATDPGETAAGLRPAEQESANAVDGGLPPSEALATETDEDEGFSDEENALLEELRELRFGTWLELTPKTGGKPRHIKLSWMSPLTSTCMFVDRSGMQAEVKGLRELAQEILAGRARIIPRPKHPFIDRALVSIRKVLGGESEGPDLPQTG, from the coding sequence ATGGCCAGACCCGACATGTCAAAGTCCAAAGAACCGAAACGCGTCATGAGGGCACGCCACGAAGAGTTGCTCGAGGCCTGCCGTGACACGACGCTGGTCATCGTCGACGCCCAATTCGGCGAACTGTTCGAGCATTGTGACTCGGTGCTGTTCGATTTCGCCGAGCGCGCCGAGAACGACATTCTGCAGGGACGTTTCTTAGAGGCGATTAATCTGCTAAAGCGTCGTCGGCCCGACATCGAGCACACCTTCCGCCTCGAAATCAACCGGGGCTTCGAGGACTTCGCCCGCACGGGTCGCCTCGTTGACGACGACCACTCGCTCTCGGCCGATGGTGTCGAGCTATCGCTTGTCGAGCCGGAGGACATGGAGGAGTCGGTTGCCTGCCAAAATCTCACGTTGCGCGCCAACGCGAGCCACTTCCCCGATCTCTATGCCCTGGCTCAACGACTCACAGTCATCAATGGCGGCGTCAAGCTCAAGGATTCGCAGATCCCGGGCGGCCCCCATCACCTCGTGCGCTCGTTCCGACGGTCACTCGAGGGTCTCGATGTCGAAACAAGAATCAAGGTCGTTCTCTACGCCCTGTTCGATCGCTTTGTTATCCGCCAACTGGCCAAGGTATACGACGAACTGAACCGCATCCTGAAAGAGGCTGGGGTCCTCCCCGATTTGAAGCCAGTAACCCTGCGAACCAAAGGGGGACCGGCCAAGCGGCCACGCGAGCCGGCAGTCAAGGAAGAGAAGAGCAAAGAGAGAGAACCGGCGGCCACCACGACCGGCAAGATTGGCAACCAGTCCACCTCGGCCACGGTGGAGGAAAGCGGCCAAACCTCCCTGGCGAATGAACTGTTCGACTCGATCCTCGATCTAATGGCGAAGCGCCGACCAGAGGGCGGGGCCCGCGGCTCGGCGAGGCGGGATCCCGATACACCAGCGAGCCCAGAATTACTAAGTGCAATCAGCCGATTACAATCGCTGTCGCACACTGACCTCAGCACCGCCGACGCCGCCACCTCAGGTGCCTTCATCCCGAACGGTGAGGTGGATGCAGCCTTCATCGACGGCGTCAAGGTCACGCTCGGGAATGAACGTCAGCAGTTGCTGGATGAGGTCGACGAAAACGATCTGTCCGACGTCGACAGCGACCTGATCGACCTGATCGGTATGCTGTTCGAGTACATGCTGAACGACCTGGTGCTGCCAAACTCAGCGAAGGCTCTCCTCAGCCATCTACATACCCCTTACTTGAAGGTCGGGCTCATCGATCGGCGCATGCTGGTCGACAATCGCCACCCGGCGCGCCACCTGCTCGATCAGATGATCGAGGCCGGCAGTCTGTGGGTCGAGGAAGGAAATCCAAACCGCGGCATCTTTCCGGCGATGCGTAAGACCGTCGACCGGGTGCTGATGGAATTCGGTGACGATGTCGGCCTGTTCGACGAATTGCTGGCCGATTTCGAGGCGGCCGTGCAAGAGCAGCGGCGCCGTATCGAAACGATGGAGCAACGGAGCCAGGATACGGCCCGTGGACGCGAACGCCTGCAACTCGCGCGTCAACAAGCAGCTCACACCATCAAGGATCTCTCCAGGCGTCATCCGCTACCGCCGCCAGTCAATACCTTCTTGGACAAGGTTTGGACCGACCATCTCGTATTCACGCTATTGCGAGACCCCCAACAGGGTGAGGTCTGGCAACAGGCGATCGCCACAACTAAGGACCTAGTCGGGCTCTTCGATCCAGAAAGGGGCAATGTACCGAGCGACGATGAGATCCAGACGATACGTAATACCATCAGCCAGCAGGCCCACACCATGGACGAGGTTCATCGCAGCAGCATCGATCTCCTGCTCACGATGCTGGACCGACCGCCGACGCAATGGCCACAGCCCGCGACCGATCCGGGAGAGACGGCGGCAGGGCTAAGGCCCGCCGAACAGGAGAGTGCTAACGCAGTCGACGGGGGCCTGCCACCGAGCGAGGCGTTGGCCACGGAAACCGATGAAGACGAGGGATTCTCCGATGAGGAGAACGCGCTTCTGGAGGAATTACGGGAGTTGCGCTTCGGAACCTGGCTCGAGCTTACACCGAAAACCGGTGGCAAGCCGCGCCATATCAAACTGTCATGGATGAGCCCCTTGACGTCGACCTGCATGTTCGTCGACCGCTCGGGGATGCAGGCCGAGGTCAAGGGCCTCCGAGAACTGGCTCAAGAGATCCTCGCCGGACGCGCACGGATCATCCCCCGCCCGAAACACCCTTTCATCGACCGCGCCTTGGTATCGATTCGCAAGGTCTTGGGCGGCGAAAGCGAGGGACCCGATCTGCCCCAAACAGGTTGA
- a CDS encoding lytic transglycosylase domain-containing protein, which produces MACARLCILVLLCSMAGPALSDVFKYVDAQGNVIFTDKPVVRKDLNLAWQRPTKSLTDENQRAQRRVLAYNRVISSGKARRKESFAGRRADYDEAIRSVALRYRLAPALLHAVIRAESAYDAGAVSQAGAIGLMQLIPATAKRYNVRDIRDPVDNLRGGAAYLRDLLDLFDQDLSLALAGYNAGENAVIRYGRKIPPYPETQTYVRKVLQFYWAEQAALTRLAVR; this is translated from the coding sequence ATGGCATGTGCGCGACTCTGCATCCTGGTCCTGCTGTGTTCGATGGCGGGACCAGCCCTGAGCGACGTCTTCAAATATGTCGACGCGCAGGGCAACGTAATCTTTACCGATAAGCCGGTCGTTCGGAAGGATTTGAACCTGGCGTGGCAACGTCCGACAAAGAGCTTGACTGATGAGAATCAGCGGGCTCAGCGACGGGTTCTGGCCTATAACCGAGTTATTTCGTCGGGCAAGGCGAGACGTAAGGAATCATTCGCCGGCCGTCGGGCCGATTATGATGAGGCGATTCGTTCGGTAGCACTGCGCTATCGGTTGGCACCGGCGTTGTTGCATGCGGTGATTCGGGCGGAATCAGCCTATGACGCGGGCGCCGTTTCGCAGGCTGGTGCAATCGGTTTGATGCAGCTAATCCCGGCGACGGCCAAGCGATATAATGTGCGTGACATCCGGGATCCGGTCGACAACCTACGTGGAGGCGCCGCCTACCTGCGGGATCTCCTCGACCTATTCGATCAAGACCTGTCGTTGGCCCTGGCCGGATACAATGCGGGCGAGAATGCGGTGATACGCTATGGCCGCAAGATCCCGCCTTATCCCGAGACCCAGACCTACGTGCGCAAGGTCCTCCAATTCTATTGGGCCGAGCAAGCGGCGTTGACGCGATTGGCTGTTCGCTGA
- a CDS encoding YcbK family protein, which produces MEGNIMNRRSFLGIALAATTAPAFAAKTDPHPRLLSFHHQHTGERLTVCYRIGDNYQRSELQKVNHLFRDFRTDDIVPIDPKLLDILYDLRRSIGNEDAVYEILSAYRSPKTNAMLRSRSRRVAKKSLHMRGQAIDIRLSNTRTRRVRDTAVALGRGGVGYYPNSNFVHLDTGTVRRWVA; this is translated from the coding sequence GTGGAGGGGAACATCATGAACCGACGAAGCTTTCTTGGCATTGCACTCGCCGCGACCACCGCACCCGCCTTCGCGGCAAAGACCGATCCACACCCTCGCCTTCTCTCCTTCCACCACCAGCACACCGGCGAACGACTCACCGTTTGCTATCGCATCGGCGACAACTATCAGCGCAGCGAACTGCAAAAGGTCAATCATCTGTTCCGAGATTTCCGTACCGACGACATCGTCCCGATCGATCCCAAGCTACTCGATATCCTCTACGATCTACGTCGATCGATCGGCAACGAGGATGCCGTCTACGAGATACTGAGCGCCTATCGCTCGCCGAAAACCAATGCGATGTTGCGCAGCCGCTCCCGCCGCGTGGCCAAGAAAAGCCTTCACATGCGCGGCCAGGCAATCGACATCCGGCTCTCCAATACGCGCACCCGCCGCGTACGAGATACTGCGGTCGCCTTGGGGCGCGGGGGCGTCGGCTACTATCCGAATTCGAACTTCGTGCACCTGGACACCGGGACGGTCCGCCGCTGGGTTGCCTGA
- the waaA gene encoding lipid IV(A) 3-deoxy-D-manno-octulosonic acid transferase: MERLYNLILWLLTPVALLRLLWRSRRVPAYRYRWRERLGRYDAPPLQADVWLHAVSVGEVQAAQPLIRHLRDGDPPRRLVVTTTTPTGAERLANLSPEPIPHLYTPFDLKPVVTRFLDRVRPRLVVVMETEIWPNMLRACEARDIPVILANARLSERSARGYQRFGSFTRQTFARFRCIAAQAEADAARFRALGAPPARVCVTGSVKFDLRLPASLIERAEVMRRHWGIERPIWVAASTHAGEEERILDAHERVRRQSPAALLVLVPRHPERFERVAAIIARRGLRLTRRSEQTPCTADTSVFLGDSMGELPVFLAAADAAFIGGSLVAVGGHNPLEAAALGIPVVIGPHVFNFAAVADCLLEAGAAVQVADAERLGRQIAAWLGDAAERARVGENGQRVVEANRGATQRLISLLDAMLQQTDET, from the coding sequence ATGGAACGCCTCTACAATCTAATCCTCTGGCTCCTGACGCCGGTCGCGCTGCTGAGGCTGCTGTGGCGCAGTCGGCGCGTGCCGGCCTATCGCTACCGCTGGCGCGAGCGCCTCGGCCGCTATGACGCGCCCCCGTTACAGGCCGACGTCTGGCTGCACGCCGTCTCGGTCGGCGAGGTCCAGGCCGCTCAGCCGCTGATCCGTCACCTGCGCGACGGCGATCCCCCACGGCGACTCGTCGTGACGACGACCACCCCGACCGGTGCCGAGCGCCTCGCCAATCTCTCGCCAGAGCCGATTCCGCACCTCTACACGCCCTTCGACCTGAAGCCCGTCGTCACCCGTTTCCTCGATCGAGTGCGGCCACGCCTCGTCGTCGTGATGGAGACCGAGATCTGGCCGAACATGCTCCGCGCGTGCGAGGCCCGTGACATCCCCGTCATCCTGGCCAATGCCCGACTCTCGGAGCGCTCGGCCCGCGGCTATCAGCGCTTCGGGTCCTTCACCCGCCAGACCTTCGCCCGCTTTCGCTGCATCGCCGCCCAGGCCGAGGCCGACGCGGCCCGCTTCCGCGCCCTCGGCGCGCCACCCGCCCGGGTTTGCGTGACCGGCAGCGTCAAATTCGACCTCCGCCTGCCCGCGAGCCTGATCGAACGTGCCGAGGTCATGCGTCGCCATTGGGGCATCGAGCGCCCTATTTGGGTCGCGGCCAGCACCCACGCCGGCGAGGAAGAACGAATACTCGACGCCCATGAGCGGGTGCGCCGCCAGTCGCCGGCGGCCCTGCTCGTGCTGGTGCCACGCCACCCGGAACGCTTCGAACGGGTCGCGGCGATAATCGCAAGGCGTGGTCTGCGGCTGACCCGTCGCAGTGAGCAGACCCCATGCACGGCCGACACGAGCGTCTTCCTGGGCGACTCGATGGGGGAGTTGCCCGTCTTTCTCGCCGCCGCCGATGCCGCCTTCATCGGCGGTAGTCTGGTCGCCGTCGGCGGCCATAATCCGCTCGAGGCCGCAGCCCTCGGGATCCCGGTCGTCATCGGACCCCACGTCTTCAACTTCGCCGCCGTCGCCGATTGCCTGCTCGAGGCGGGGGCAGCGGTGCAGGTCGCGGATGCCGAGCGGCTGGGCCGGCAAATCGCGGCGTGGCTCGGCGACGCGGCCGAGCGCGCCCGAGTGGGCGAGAACGGACAACGGGTCGTCGAGGCGAACCGCGGCGCCACGCAACGCCTGATCTCGTTGCTCGATGCCATGCTGCAACAGACCGACGAGACCTGA
- a CDS encoding RNB domain-containing ribonuclease has protein sequence MPHQQPTPRVDSLVLYKLYPARVVAIGEKIEIELEGGQKKRVRPKDIELLHPGPIRSLIELEPCDGEIDEAWSLLEGGETDLKELSELVFDDYSPASSWAVWQHVAAGVHFTGSPAAIRVRSREEVERDRAEREAKAAAEADWREFLDRVRRAQPTVEDRERLVEVERLALAKGEHSRILKALGHQETPQNAHRALVDCGYWPSDYNPYPRRIGVVVEDPQLEVPSLPDEERLDLTHLAAYAIDDEGNEDPDDALSLDGDILWVHVADVAALVSPDSEMEREARARGANLYLPEGVVNMLPSGVTARLGLGLQEVSPALSFGFRCSATGEPINLQVERTWVRVQRLTYEGVEERIDAPPFAAIAAFLTPFRTRREARQAASIELPEVSVRVRDGGVEVRPLARLRSRALVTDAMLMAGEAAAAFCREHEIPIPYACQPAPSSPETPTELSGMYAYRRKLKPTRLAREPEPHAGLGLPVYTRTTSPLRRYSDLLVHHQLRAWLRGESPLTADAVMTRIAEADTAASLVRRAERLSNQHWKLVFLRSQADWRGEGVIVEVDEHKCTVLVPDLAMETRVRLRGDATLNTRVRLALREVDLPELGAIFGSR, from the coding sequence TTGCCGCATCAGCAACCGACCCCCAGGGTGGACAGCCTGGTCCTCTACAAGCTCTATCCGGCGCGGGTGGTCGCGATCGGCGAGAAGATCGAGATCGAGCTCGAGGGTGGACAGAAGAAACGCGTTCGACCGAAGGATATCGAGCTGCTCCATCCGGGCCCGATCAGGAGCCTGATCGAACTCGAGCCTTGTGACGGCGAGATCGATGAGGCCTGGTCACTGCTTGAGGGTGGCGAGACCGATCTCAAGGAGCTCAGCGAGCTGGTCTTCGACGACTATTCGCCGGCGAGCAGTTGGGCCGTCTGGCAGCATGTCGCGGCCGGCGTGCACTTCACCGGCAGCCCGGCGGCGATTCGGGTGCGTAGCCGCGAGGAGGTCGAGCGCGACCGCGCCGAGCGGGAGGCGAAGGCCGCCGCCGAGGCCGATTGGCGGGAATTCTTGGACCGCGTGCGGCGTGCGCAGCCAACCGTTGAAGACCGCGAGCGCCTAGTCGAAGTCGAGCGGTTGGCCCTGGCGAAGGGCGAGCACAGCCGCATCCTCAAGGCCCTCGGCCACCAGGAGACGCCGCAAAATGCCCACCGGGCACTCGTCGATTGCGGTTATTGGCCGTCGGACTACAACCCCTATCCACGGCGCATCGGGGTCGTGGTCGAGGATCCGCAGCTGGAGGTGCCAAGTCTGCCGGACGAAGAGCGCCTCGATCTCACACATCTCGCGGCATACGCGATCGATGACGAAGGCAACGAGGATCCGGACGACGCCCTGAGCCTCGACGGCGATATTCTCTGGGTCCATGTCGCCGACGTGGCCGCACTGGTTTCTCCTGACAGCGAAATGGAGCGCGAGGCCCGGGCGCGCGGCGCCAACCTCTATCTGCCGGAGGGTGTCGTCAACATGCTGCCGAGTGGCGTGACGGCTCGGCTTGGGCTCGGCCTCCAAGAGGTCTCGCCAGCCCTTTCATTCGGCTTTCGCTGCTCGGCCACCGGCGAGCCCATAAACCTACAGGTCGAGCGGACCTGGGTCCGGGTGCAGCGCTTGACCTACGAAGGCGTCGAAGAGCGCATCGACGCACCGCCGTTCGCCGCCATCGCGGCCTTCCTCACCCCTTTTCGTACCCGTCGCGAAGCCCGACAGGCCGCCAGCATCGAGTTGCCGGAGGTCAGCGTGCGGGTCCGTGACGGCGGCGTCGAGGTCCGACCGCTGGCGCGCCTACGGAGCCGGGCACTGGTCACAGACGCGATGCTGATGGCTGGCGAGGCGGCCGCGGCCTTCTGCCGTGAGCACGAGATCCCGATCCCCTACGCCTGCCAGCCGGCACCGAGCAGCCCGGAAACGCCTACGGAACTGTCCGGTATGTACGCCTATCGCCGCAAGCTCAAGCCGACACGGCTCGCGCGCGAACCGGAACCCCATGCCGGACTCGGGCTGCCGGTCTATACCCGCACGACCAGCCCCCTGCGGCGCTATTCCGATCTCCTCGTTCACCATCAGCTGCGAGCCTGGCTGCGCGGCGAGAGTCCGCTGACGGCCGACGCCGTGATGACGCGCATCGCCGAGGCGGATACGGCCGCGTCCCTGGTACGTCGCGCCGAGCGTCTATCGAATCAGCACTGGAAGCTCGTCTTTTTACGGTCCCAAGCGGACTGGCGGGGGGAAGGGGTCATCGTCGAGGTCGACGAACACAAATGCACGGTCCTGGTCCCGGACCTGGCCATGGAAACGCGGGTGCGGTTGCGGGGGGACGCAACGCTGAACACCCGCGTGCGACTCGCGCTACGCGAGGTCGATCTGCCAGAGCTCGGCGCGATCTTCGGTTCGCGTTAG
- the sat gene encoding sulfate adenylyltransferase codes for MIKPVGSDVLLPRFVYDPARHHALTEEAEGLPSVQVSSQAAGNAVMLAGGYFSPLAGFMGLADALSVAESMMTTDGRFFPVPILCLLEDIEAIRGASRIALRDPNLEGHPVLAVMDVEAIETVSDAQMAQMTRQVYRTEDPNHPGVANFLSQGRFIVSGPIEVLHFSYFQQDFPDTFRTAVEIRSEISERGWRRVVAFQTRNPMHLAHEELCHMAMERLGCDGLVIHMLLGKLKPGDIPAPVRDAAIRKMVELYFAPNSAMVTGYGFDMLYAGPREAVLHAYFRQNMGATHFIIGRDHAGVGDYYGAFDAQEIFDTEVPQGALDIEIFKADHTAYSKKLNRVVMMREAPDHTKEDFVLLSGTKVREMLSNGIAPPPEFSRPEVAQILMDYYRSQA; via the coding sequence ATGATCAAGCCAGTCGGTTCTGACGTGCTTCTGCCACGTTTCGTCTATGACCCCGCCCGTCATCACGCGCTGACCGAAGAGGCCGAAGGCCTGCCGTCGGTCCAGGTGAGTTCGCAGGCAGCAGGCAACGCCGTGATGTTGGCCGGGGGTTATTTTTCACCGCTCGCGGGCTTCATGGGGCTTGCCGATGCCTTGAGCGTCGCCGAGTCGATGATGACGACCGATGGGCGATTCTTCCCCGTCCCCATCCTCTGCCTACTCGAGGATATCGAGGCCATCCGCGGGGCATCACGGATCGCGCTGCGCGACCCCAATCTGGAGGGACATCCCGTCCTCGCGGTCATGGATGTCGAGGCCATCGAGACCGTCAGCGACGCGCAGATGGCCCAGATGACGCGCCAAGTCTATCGTACCGAAGATCCGAATCATCCGGGTGTGGCGAATTTCCTGTCGCAGGGGCGTTTCATCGTTTCGGGACCGATCGAAGTACTCCATTTCTCGTACTTTCAGCAGGATTTCCCCGACACGTTCCGCACCGCCGTCGAGATCCGTAGCGAGATCTCCGAGCGGGGCTGGCGACGCGTCGTCGCGTTCCAGACGCGCAATCCGATGCACCTCGCCCACGAGGAGCTTTGCCACATGGCGATGGAGCGTCTCGGTTGCGACGGCCTCGTCATCCATATGCTGCTCGGCAAACTCAAGCCGGGCGACATCCCGGCCCCGGTGCGTGACGCGGCGATTCGCAAGATGGTCGAGCTCTATTTCGCCCCGAACAGCGCGATGGTGACCGGCTACGGCTTCGACATGCTCTACGCCGGTCCCCGCGAGGCCGTGCTCCACGCCTACTTCCGACAGAACATGGGCGCGACCCACTTCATCATCGGCCGCGACCATGCCGGCGTCGGTGACTATTACGGTGCCTTCGATGCCCAGGAGATCTTCGACACCGAGGTACCGCAGGGGGCGCTCGATATCGAGATCTTCAAGGCCGACCACACGGCGTACTCGAAGAAGCTCAACCGGGTGGTCATGATGCGCGAGGCCCCGGACCACACGAAGGAGGATTTCGTCCTCCTCTCGGGCACCAAGGTTCGCGAGATGCTGAGCAACGGCATTGCGCCGCCGCCGGAGTTCTCTCGGCCCGAGGTCGCCCAGATCCTGATGGACTACTATCGCTCCCAGGCCTGA